The Schizosaccharomyces pombe strain 972h- genome assembly, chromosome: I genome contains a region encoding:
- the nat10 gene encoding rRNA/tRNA cytidine N-acetyltransferase encodes MPKKALDSRIPTLIKNGCQEKQRSFFVVVGDRARDQVVNLHWLLSQSKVAARPNVLWMYKKDLLGFTSHRKKRENKIKKEIKRGIRDPNSEDPFELFCSITNIRYCYYKESEKILGQTYGMLVLQDFEALTPNLLARTIETVEGGGIVVLLLHKLNSLKQLYTMSMDIHSRYRTEAHSDVTARFNERFILSLGNCENCLVIDDELNVLPISGGKNVKALPPTLEEDNSTQNSIKELQESLGEDHPAGALVGVTKTLDQARAVLTFVESIVEKSLKGTVSLTAGRGRGKSAALGLAIAAAIAHGYSNIFITSPSPENLKTLFEFIFKGFDALNYEEHVDYDIIQSTNPAYHNAIVRVNIFRDHRQTIQYISPEDSNVLGQAELVVIDEAAAIPLPLVRKLIGPYLVFMASTINGYEGTGRSLSLKLLQQLREQSRIYSGSGNNKSDSQSHISGRTLKEISLDEPIRYAMGDRIELWLNKLLCLDAASYVSRMATQGFPHPSECSLYRVSRDTLFSYHPISEAFLQRMMSLYVASHYKNSPNDLQLMSDAPAHQLFVLLPPVDLKNPKLPDPICVIQLALEGSISRESIMNSLSRGQRAGGDLIPWLISQQFQDENFAALGGARIVRIAVSPEHVKMGYGTRAMQLLHEYFEGKFISASEEFKAVKHSLKRIGDEEIENTALQTEKIHVRDAKTMPPLLLKLSELQPEPLHYVGVSYGLTPSLQKFWKREGYCPLYLRQTANDLTGEHTCVMLRVLEGRDSEWLGAFAQNFYRRFLSLLGYQFREFAAITALSVLDACNNGTKYVVNSTSKLTNEEINNVFESYDLKRLESYSNNLLDYHVIVDLLPKLAHLYFSGKFPDSVKLSPVQQSVLLALGLQYKTIDTLEKEFNLPSNQLLAMLVKLSKKIMKCIDEIETKDIEEELGSNKKTESSNSKLPEFTPLQQSLEEELQEGADEAMLALREKQRELINAIDLEKYAIRGNEEDWKAAENQIQKTNGKGARVVSIKGEKRKNNSLDASDKKTKEKPSSKKKFRK; translated from the exons ATGCCCAAGAAAGCACTTGACTCTCGTATTCCGACTCTCATAAAAAATGGGTGCCAG GAAAAACAGCGGAGTTTTTTCGTTGTCGTAGGCGATAGAGCTCGAGATCAGGTTGTTAACTTGCATTGGCTGCTATCTCAATCCAAAGTTGCCGCTAGACCAAATGTACTTTGgatgtataaaaaagatttgctTGGTTTTACGAG CCATCGAAAGAAgagagaaaataaaattaaaaaggaaatcaAAAGAGGAATTCGTGATCCAAATTCAGAAGACCCATTTGAGCTTTTCTGCAGTATAACTAATATCAGATATTGTTATTATAAAGAGTccgaaaaaattttaggtCAAACATATGGAATGCTTGTTTTGCAGGACTTCGAAGCATTAACTCCCAATTTGCTTGCAAGAACAATCGAAACTGTTGAAGGTGGAGGTATCGTGGTTTTATTGTTACACAAGTTAAATTCCTTAAAACAGTTGTATACAATGTCAATGGATATCCATAGTCGTTACCGTACTGAAGCCCATAGCGATGTAACTGCAAGGTTCAATGAAAGATTCATTTTATCTTTAGGAAACTGCGAAAATTGTTTAGTGATTGATGACGAACTGAATGTTCTCCCTATTTCCGGTGGTAAAAACGTAAAAGCTTTGCCACCTACTTTAGAAGAAGATAATTCCACTCAAAACAGTATTAAGGAACTACAGGAATCTTTGGGTGAAGATCATCCTGCTGGCGCCCTTGTTGGTGTTACTAAAACACTTGATCAAGCTAGGGCTGTGTTAACCTTCGTTGAATCTATCGttgaaaaaagtttaaaaggAACAGTCTCTTTAACAGCAGGTCGTGGTAGAGGTAAATCCGCTGCTTTAGGCCTTGCTATTGCCGCTGCTATAGCTCACGGCTACtccaatatttttattacatcGCCTAGTCCTGAAAacttaaaaactttatttgaatttatttttaaaggatttgATGCTTTAAACTATGAGGAACACGTTGATTACGATATTATTCAATCAACGAATCCAGCCTACCACAATGCCATAGTGCGAGTAAATATCTTCCGTGATCATCGCCAAACAATTCAATATATTAGTCCCGAGGATTCAAATGTTTTGGGTCAAGCTGAACTTGTTGTTATTGATGAAGCTGCAGCCATTCCTTTACCATTAGTTCGAAAGCTTATTGGCCCTTATTTGGTATTTATGGCATCTACAATTAACGGTTATGAGGGAACTGGTAGATCTTTATCATTAAAACTCTTGCAACAGCTTCGTGAGCAATCCAGAATTTATTCAGGTAGCGGAAATAATAAGTCTGATTCGCAATCACATATTTCCGGCCGTACACTGAAAGAGATTTCTTTAGACGAACCTATAAGGTATGCAATGGGGGATCGTATTGAGCTTTGGTTGAACAAATTATTATGTTTAGATGCAGCAAGTTATGTTTCACGGATGGCGACTCAGGGTTTTCCTCATCCTTCAGAATGTTCTTTGTACAGAGTGAGTCGTGATACCTTATTTTCGTATCACCCTATTTCTGAAGCTTTTTTGCAAAGAATGATGTCGTTATATGTTGCCAGCCATTACAAAAATTCGCCGAATGACCTTCAACTTATGTCAGATGCTCCTGCGCATCAGTTGTTTGTTCTGCTTCCTCCTGTAGATTTAAAGAATCCAAAACTCCCTGACCCAATTTGTGTCATTCAATTAGCACTGGAGGGTTCCATTTCCAGAGAAAGCATTATGAACAGTTTAAGTCGGGGACAAAGAGCTGGAGGTGACTTGATCCCATGGCTAATTTCTCAGCAGTTTCAAGACGAGAATTTTGCGGCTTTAGGTGGTGCTCGTATTGTTCGTATTGCTGTATCTCCTGAACATGTTAAAATGGGCTACGGAACTAGAGCCATGCAATTACTAcatgaatattttgaagGAAAGTTTATAAGCGCATCTGAGGAATTTAAAGCTGTTAAACATTCTCTTAAGCGTATTGGGGACGAAGAGATTGAGAATACCGCTTTGCAAactgaaaaaattcatgTGAGAGATGCAAAAACCATGCCACCTTTGCTTTTGAAGCTTTCAGAACTTCAACCAGAGCCTTTACACTATGTTGGTGTTTCGTATGGTCTAACACCGTCATTGCAAAAATTCTGGAAACGAGAGGGTTATTGTCCTTTGTACTTAAGGCAGACTGCAAATGATCTAACGGGCGAGCATACCTGTGTAATGTTGAGAGTCCTTGAAGGCCGTGATAGTGAATGGCTTGGAGCATTCgctcaaaatttttatcgtCGATTCCTCAGCTTACTTGGTTACCAGTTCAGAGAATTTGCTGCGATTACTGCACTCAGTGTATTAGACGCATGTAACAATGGCACCAAATATGTGGTTAATAGCACATCTAAATTAACCAACGAAGAAATTAACAACGTTTTTGAATCATACGATTTGAAGCGCTTAGAGTCTTATTCTAATAATTTGCTCGATTACCATGTTATTGTTGATTTGCTTCCAAAGTTGGCCCATCTTTACTTCAGCGGTAAATTCCCTGATTCTGTTAAGCTGTCTCCAGTTCAGCAATCTGTATTATTAGCTTTGGGATTGCAGTATAAGACTATCGATACACTTGAAAAGGAGTTCAACTTACCCTCAAACCAATTATTGGCGATGTTAGTCAAGTTGTCCAAGAAAATTATGAAGTGTatagatgaaattgaaacgAAGGACATCGAAGAAGAATTAGGTTCGAATAAGAAAACGGAAAGTAGTAATTCTAAACTTCCTGAGTTTACTCCTCTCCAGCAATCCTTGGAGGAAGAGCTACAGGAAGGAGCAGATGAGGCTATGCTTGCTTTACGTGAAAAGCAAAGAGAGTTGATCAATGCTAtagatttggaaaaatatGCCATTCGTGGAAACGAAGAGGATTGGAAGGCTGCAGAAAATCAAATCCAAAAGACAAATGGAAAAGGCGCTAGGGTGGTCAGCATTAAAGgggaaaagagaaaaaataattctttgGACGCTTcagataaaaaaacaaaagaaaagcctTCTTCCAAGAAGAAATTTAGGAAATAG
- the atg6 gene encoding beclin family protein, which yields MQYLCQRCHSLINFKDVYDDDLLKLKNLPKSRFVQASSLTEMNESGESDDQMNSSSEDYPAQRLQLYKKTISEGDYNFDNVPPPELRTPTLDSFVVLPAAKDGYEEEKNSPEEVNDLFSWKIEIYNRIFDLLSSKTKVDHPLCVECAELLTEEMSKTLRALKEEKKMYFNYDNFLSSQTVHEENTAALDSEIDELMKQINEKEEKIEEISDETDKLQKLLRELDEEKEKVYAEEQEFYNNLNQFQIKKLSLERQYDCANLEFEHNSRKLEKLQKMNVFSDIFYISHYSEPNGEGSIATINGLRLGRLPSQKVNWAEINAAWGMTVLLLDVLTEKLDFHSSSYQLKPFGSQSFIIRFDRDPNGNQVKPTKLDLFSSGELKIFMNRRFDQGMVAFLDYLHQFGDFCAAKTPSAVLPYAIENDRIGGKCIRLAFNQDENWTRALKFVLTDIKFLEAYVSSQDKQSNF from the coding sequence ATGCAGTATTTGTGTCAGAGGTGTCATtctttgataaattttaaagatgtTTACGATGATGACTTGTTAAAGCTAAAAAATCTTCCGAAAAGTAGATTTGTTCAAGCATCATCGTTGACAGAGATGAATGAGAGTGGGGAGAGTGATGATCAAAtgaattcttcttctgaagaCTATCCAGCTCAGAGATTGCaactttacaaaaaaacaataagcGAAGGTGATTACAATTTTGATAATGTACCACCGCCCGAATTGAGGACGCCCACTTTAGATTCATTTGTTGTATTGCCAGCTGCTAAAGATGGctatgaagaagaaaagaattcGCCTGAAGAGGTGAATGATCTTTTTAGTTggaaaatagaaatttaTAACAGAATATTTGATCTTTTATCCTCTAAAACCAAAGTCGATCACCCTCTTTGTGTCGAATGTGCTGAGTTATTGACTGAAGAGATGTCTAAAACATTAAGGGCCctaaaagaggaaaaaaaaatgtattttaattatgaTAATTTCTTATCAAGTCAAACAGTGCATGAAGAAAATACTGCTGCGCTTGATTCTGAGATAGATGAATTAATGAAACAGATTAatgagaaagaagaaaagatcGAGGAAATTAGTGATGAAACAGACAAACTTCAAAAGTTGCTACGTGAATTGGacgaagaaaaggaaaaagtttATGCCGAGGAGCAAGAGTTCTACAATAATCTAAAccaatttcaaataaaaaagctGAGTTTAGAAAGACAATACGATTGTGCAAACTTGGAGTTTGAGCATAACTCTAGGAAGCTCGAGAAGCTTCAGAAAATGAATGTTTTCAgtgatattttttacatttctcATTATTCTGAGCCGAATGGAGAGGGCTCTATTGCTACAATTAATGGCTTACGCTTGGGAAGGCTTCCAAGCCAGAAAGTTAATTGGGCTGAGATAAATGCCGCTTGGGGGATGACTGTTTTACTATTAGATGTTTTGACTGAAAAGTTAGACTTTCATTCCTCTTCCTATCAGCTGAAGCCTTTTGGCAGCCAATCTTTTATAATTCGTTTTGATCGCGATCCTAATGGAAATCAAGTTAAACCAACAAAGCTAGATCTTTTTTCTAGCGGAGAgctcaaaatatttatgaatCGTAGATTTGACCAAGGCATGGTGGCTTTTCTGGATTACTTACATCAATTTGGCGATTTTTGTGCTGCTAAAACACCTTCAGCGGTTTTACCCTATGCCATTGAAAATGACCGTATCGGCGGAAAATGCATACGTTTAGCATTCAATCAGGACGAGAATTGGACTCGTGCGTTGAAGTTCGTCCTAACGgatatcaaatttttggaagctTACGTTTCTTCTCAGGACAAGCAGTCGAACTTTTAA
- the ceo2 gene encoding inorganic diphosphatase, translating into MASLAKNILQFRSKITGKLNTPDFRVYCYKNNKPISFFHDVPLTSDKDTFNMVTEIPRWTQAKCEISLTSPFHPIKQDLKNGKLRYVANSFPYHGFIWNYGALPQTWEDPNVIDSRTKMKGDGDPLDVCEIGGSIGYIGQIKQVKVLGALGLIDQGETDWKILAIDINDPRAKLLNDISDVQNLMPRLLPCTRDWFAIYKIPDGKPKNRFFFDGNYLPKSDALDIIAQCHQHWKVSRDRKQYIKNFHNESVNNVDLINKINSLKEEVSQNVSNYPSFPYFHTIPNL; encoded by the exons ATGGCTTCCCTTGCTAAAAatattcttcaatttcgGTCGAAAATCACTGGAAAACTAAATACGCCGGACTTTCGCGTGTATTGctataaaaacaataaaccAATTTCATTCTTCCATGATGTCCCATTGACATCTGATAAGGACACATTTAATATG GTTACTGAAATTCCCCGTTGGACTCAAGCAAAATGTGAAATTTCGTTAACTTCTCCCTTTCATCCCATCAAGCAGGATctaaaaaatggaaagcTGCGTTATGTTGCCAATTCCTTTCCTTACCATGGTTTCATTTGGAATTACGGCGCGCTCCCACAGACATGGGAGGATCCGAACGTAATAGATTCAAGAACGAAGATGAAAGGAGATGGTGATCCCTTGGATGTGTGCGAGATAGGAGGTTCAATCGGCTACATTGGGCAAATCAAGCAAGTAAAAGTTCTCGGTGCATTGGGTCTTATCGATCAGGGAGAAACAGATTGGAAAATCCTTGCCATAGATATCAACGACCCTCGTGCCAAACTACTTAATG ATATTTCTGATGTTCAGAACTTGATGCCAAGGCTATTACCTTGTACGCGAGACTGGTTTGCCATTTACAAAATCCCTGATGGGAAGCCTAAAAACcgatttttctttgacgGAAACTATTTACCAAAAAGTGATGCGTTGGACATAATAGCTCAATGTCACCAACATTGGAAAGTATCCAGAGACAGAAAACAGTACattaaaaactttcatAATGAAAGCGTGAACAATGttgatttaattaacaAGATTAACTCCCTCAAAGAAGAAGTGTCTCAAAATGTCTCAAATTATCCTTCCTTTCCTTATTTCCACACAATACCTAATTTATAA
- the meu34 gene encoding ubiquitin-protein ligase E3 Meu34 (ubiquitin-protein ligase E3 Meu34, human ZNRF3 homolog) has product MPIPKNRPMHVEEEVSSQTNTEILLFALVIILSVIFINFFFFYLCRCCVYFYHTLENQEGDDERPLIQHHMVNRSTGSLSPSVDRLGNVLGYDIPSRRRRSVVSKEALSCISLEIPYIKWLKKRKGHAKGESTFLDNRSENQSVIVQGQGETPSVIITYDVRRPNLGSTSFVEMSSALSNIYNTDASDGDSSDDSCLLEDEEDFCIICYADYAFDDILRVLPCEHVFHTQCIDTWMTTMKASCPLCNEDYYKYFLQMDAASSVTHENAAWSIPLSPGDSRTHSAETDRSLLSAMSVRNSRMPYIVSSTL; this is encoded by the coding sequence ATGccaattccaaaaaatagaCCTATGCatgttgaagaagaagtgTCTAGCCAGACAAATACAGaaatattactttttgCTCTGGTTATAATACTTtctgttatttttattaacttctttttcttctacttATGCCGCTGCTGTGTGTATTTTTACCATACTTTAGAAAATCAAGAAGGAGATGATGAGCGCCCCCTTATTCAACACCATATGGTCAATCGATCTACAGGATCGTTGAGCCCTTCTGTGGATAGATTAGGGAATGTATTGGGATACGATATACCTTCTCGCAGACGAAGATCCGTAGTTTCAAAAGAAGCATTATCTTGCATATCGCTGGAAATTCCATACATTAAATGGCTTAAGAAGAGGAAAGGTCATGCGAAAGGTGAAAGCACGTTTTTGGACAACCGCTCGGAAAATCAAAGTGTAATTGTTCAAGGCCAAGGTGAAACTCCCTCTGTGATTATCACTTACGATGTGAGAAGACCTAATTTAGGTTCAACTTCCTTTGTGGAAATGAGTTCTGCTTTGAGCAACATATATAATACTGATGCTTCAGACGGAGATTCATCGGATGACTCTTGTTTGCTAGAAGACGAAGAAGATTTTTGCATAATTTGTTACGCAGACTATGCTTTTGATGACATTTTACGCGTTCTTCCCTGTGAACATGTTTTCCACACTCAGTGCATTGATACATGGATGACAACTATGAAGGCATCTTGTCCTCTATGCAATGAAGATTATTACAAGTATTTCCTACAGATGGACGCAGCATCAAGTGTTACACATGAGAATGCAGCTTGGTCAATACCTCTTTCTCCCGGCGATTCAAGAACCCATTCTGCTGAGACTGATCGGTCATTGTTGTCGGCAATGTCTGTACGAAACAGCCGAATGCCTTACATTGTGAGTAGTACTTTGTAA